In the Streptomyces fradiae ATCC 10745 = DSM 40063 genome, one interval contains:
- the mshA gene encoding D-inositol-3-phosphate glycosyltransferase yields MSQYVSRFAGTLVPPPRLRLPGRHRRGPRRIAMLSVHTSPLHQPGTGDAGGMNVYIVELAKRLAAIDIEVEIFTRATAGGLPRSVELAPGVLVRHVEAGPYEGLNKEDLPAQLCAFTHGVMRAWARNRPGHYDLVHSHYWLSGHVGWLAAERWGAPLVHAMHTMAKVKNASLAEGDTPEPAARVIGETQIVRASDRLIANTTGEAEELVHHYDADPGRVAVVHPGVNLDRFRPADGRAAARARLGLPQDAFVPLFAGRIQPLKAPDVLLRAAARLLDADPSLRSRMVVPVVGGPSGSGLAKPEGLQKLAARLGIADVVRFHPPVAQQELADWFRAASVLVMPSHSESFGLVAIEAQATGTPVVAAAVGGLPVAVRNGETGFLVEGHDPADYARVLARFAADPYLTARLGDAAARHARSFGWDRAASATAEVYAAAMHEHRRRVRSAHG; encoded by the coding sequence GTGAGCCAGTACGTGTCCCGGTTCGCCGGCACCCTGGTACCGCCGCCCAGGCTCAGGCTGCCCGGGCGGCACCGCCGCGGGCCCCGGCGGATCGCCATGCTGAGCGTCCACACCTCCCCGCTCCACCAGCCCGGAACCGGCGACGCGGGCGGCATGAACGTCTACATCGTCGAGCTGGCGAAACGTCTCGCCGCCATCGACATCGAGGTCGAGATCTTCACCCGTGCCACCGCCGGCGGGCTGCCCCGCTCGGTGGAGCTGGCGCCCGGCGTCCTCGTACGGCACGTCGAGGCGGGCCCGTACGAAGGGCTCAACAAGGAAGACCTCCCCGCCCAGCTGTGCGCCTTCACGCACGGCGTGATGCGCGCGTGGGCCCGCAACCGTCCCGGCCACTACGACCTGGTCCACTCCCACTACTGGCTCAGCGGCCACGTCGGCTGGCTCGCCGCGGAGCGGTGGGGCGCCCCGCTCGTGCACGCCATGCACACCATGGCCAAGGTCAAGAACGCCTCGCTCGCCGAGGGCGACACCCCCGAGCCCGCCGCCCGCGTGATCGGCGAGACGCAGATCGTACGGGCCTCCGACCGGCTCATCGCCAACACGACCGGCGAGGCCGAGGAGCTGGTCCACCACTACGACGCCGACCCCGGCAGGGTCGCCGTGGTCCACCCCGGCGTCAACCTGGACCGCTTCCGCCCCGCCGACGGCCGCGCCGCCGCGCGGGCCCGCCTGGGGCTGCCGCAGGACGCGTTCGTGCCGCTCTTCGCGGGCCGCATACAGCCCCTGAAGGCCCCGGACGTGCTGCTCCGCGCCGCCGCCCGGCTCCTCGACGCCGATCCGTCGCTGCGCTCCCGCATGGTCGTCCCCGTCGTCGGCGGTCCCAGCGGAAGCGGCCTCGCCAAGCCGGAGGGCCTGCAGAAGCTGGCGGCCAGGCTCGGCATCGCCGACGTGGTCCGCTTCCACCCACCGGTCGCCCAGCAGGAGCTGGCCGACTGGTTCCGCGCGGCGAGCGTCCTCGTCATGCCGTCCCACAGCGAGTCGTTCGGGCTCGTGGCCATCGAGGCGCAGGCCACCGGGACGCCCGTCGTGGCCGCAGCCGTGGGCGGCCTGCCGGTGGCCGTGCGGAACGGTGAGACCGGGTTCCTGGTCGAGGGCCACGACCCGGCCGACTACGCGCGCGTACTGGCCCGGTTCGCCGCCGATCCGTATCTCACCGCCCGCCTCGGCGACGCCGCCGCCCGCCATGCCCGGTCCTTCGGCTGGGACCGCGCCGCGTCGGCCACCGCCGAGGTGTACGCGGCGGCCATGCACGAGCACCGCCGTCGCGTACGCTCGGCCCATGGCTGA
- a CDS encoding PP2C family protein-serine/threonine phosphatase has product MAVPAPLPAQRQRVNALDVTSGDLTLLVIADDPAGTFTVPELIDAAGGRVRIRTARNLTEAERLLTDDVHCVLVDLDLPAEARRGDEPLSALRHVLRVAPRHAVLVLATSGDAELAAEAVRAGAQDRLFREELDGPLLSRAIRYAVERKRADSVQVKLAESRLRAQENARLERGLLPTPLLQGSDLRFAARYRPGRSRALLGGDFYDTVRTPDGTVHAMIGDVCGHGPDEAALGVELRIAWRALTFAGLCGDELLSTLQQVLEHERESEEIFATLCTVDIAPDGRRAGLCLAGHPAPLLARPAQGARLLPYEDGGPALGLLPRARWPRRQVELGGVWSLMMYTDGLIEGRSAGPGSPRLGQDGMVEMINRQLSRGLVGEDLLEAAVAEVRHLNDGELTDDVAVLLLDRAAR; this is encoded by the coding sequence ATGGCCGTACCCGCGCCCCTGCCCGCACAGCGACAGAGGGTGAACGCGCTCGACGTGACGAGCGGTGACCTCACCCTGCTGGTGATCGCGGACGACCCGGCGGGCACCTTCACCGTCCCCGAGCTGATCGACGCCGCCGGCGGCCGGGTCCGCATACGCACCGCCCGGAACCTCACGGAGGCGGAGCGGCTGCTCACCGACGACGTGCACTGCGTCCTCGTCGACCTCGACCTGCCCGCGGAGGCACGGCGCGGCGACGAGCCGCTGTCCGCCCTGCGGCACGTCCTGCGGGTCGCCCCGCGCCATGCCGTGCTGGTCCTGGCGACGTCCGGGGACGCGGAGCTGGCGGCGGAGGCGGTACGGGCGGGCGCGCAGGACCGGCTGTTCCGGGAGGAGCTGGACGGGCCGCTGCTCAGCCGGGCCATTCGGTACGCGGTGGAGCGCAAGCGGGCGGACTCGGTGCAGGTGAAGCTGGCCGAGTCGCGGCTGCGGGCGCAGGAGAACGCCCGGCTGGAGCGGGGACTCCTGCCGACGCCGCTGCTGCAGGGTTCCGACCTGCGGTTCGCCGCGCGGTACCGGCCGGGCCGCTCGCGGGCGCTGCTGGGCGGCGACTTCTACGACACGGTGCGCACCCCGGACGGCACGGTGCACGCCATGATCGGCGACGTGTGCGGGCACGGCCCGGACGAGGCGGCGCTCGGTGTGGAGCTGCGCATCGCCTGGCGGGCGCTGACGTTCGCCGGACTGTGCGGGGACGAGCTGCTGTCGACGCTGCAGCAGGTGCTGGAGCACGAGCGGGAGAGCGAGGAGATCTTCGCGACCCTGTGCACCGTGGACATCGCGCCGGACGGGCGGCGGGCCGGGCTGTGCCTGGCCGGCCACCCCGCGCCACTGCTGGCCCGCCCCGCGCAGGGCGCCCGGCTGCTCCCGTACGAGGACGGCGGCCCGGCGCTCGGCCTGCTGCCGAGGGCCCGCTGGCCGCGGCGGCAGGTGGAGCTGGGTGGGGTGTGGAGCCTGATGATGTACACGGACGGCCTGATCGAGGGCCGCTCGGCGGGCCCCGGCTCGCCGCGCCTCGGCCAGGACGGCATGGTCGAGATGATCAACCGCCAGCTCTCCCGCGGGCTGGTCGGCGAGGACCTGCTGGAGGCCGCGGTGGCGGAGGTCCGCCACCTCAACGACGGCGAGCTGACGGACGACGTGGCGGTACTCCTCCTGGACCGCGCGGCCCGCTGA
- a CDS encoding DUF5710 domain-containing protein, translating to MAAERVWLDVPFAEKDEAKRGGARWDAAAKRWYAPRPGMAGLERWAAAPEVPDLLPGEDRSLGSGLFVDLVPRSCWFTNVRYCVDGRDWERLRRMITRRAGFRCEACGAAEDRDRRRWLEAHERWTYDDSTRVQTLRRLICLCTDCHTVTHFGLAQVRGVEARAFAHLVEVTGMTEAQARQHVGAAFAVWERRSRVTWELDLGILTDAGITLAVPPDAADRARVSEETLRREGRPAVPRQSGSGPYGGGDAGRSSGPR from the coding sequence ATGGCAGCCGAACGCGTGTGGCTGGACGTGCCGTTCGCGGAGAAGGACGAGGCGAAGAGGGGCGGTGCGCGGTGGGACGCCGCCGCGAAGCGGTGGTACGCGCCCCGGCCGGGGATGGCGGGGCTGGAGCGGTGGGCCGCCGCACCGGAGGTGCCCGATCTGCTGCCGGGTGAGGACCGGAGCCTGGGCAGCGGGCTGTTCGTCGACCTGGTACCGCGCAGCTGCTGGTTCACCAACGTCCGGTACTGCGTGGACGGCAGGGACTGGGAGCGGCTGCGCCGCATGATCACCCGCAGGGCGGGCTTCCGCTGCGAGGCCTGCGGCGCCGCCGAGGACCGCGACCGGCGGCGCTGGCTCGAGGCGCACGAGCGGTGGACGTACGACGACTCCACCCGCGTGCAGACCCTCAGGCGGCTCATCTGCCTGTGCACCGACTGCCACACGGTCACCCACTTCGGGCTCGCCCAGGTCCGGGGCGTCGAGGCGCGGGCGTTCGCCCATCTGGTGGAGGTCACCGGGATGACCGAAGCGCAGGCGCGGCAGCACGTCGGTGCGGCCTTCGCGGTGTGGGAGCGGCGTTCCCGGGTCACCTGGGAGCTGGACCTCGGCATCCTCACCGACGCGGGGATCACCCTCGCCGTGCCCCCGGACGCCGCGGACCGGGCCCGGGTGTCCGAGGAGACCCTGCGGCGGGAGGGGCGTCCGGCCGTGCCCCGGCAGTCCGGCTCCGGCCCGTACGGCGGCGGCGACGCCGGGCGGTCGAGCGGGCCGCGCTGA
- a CDS encoding GNAT family N-acetyltransferase: MTVDDKPANPRPDPLTPTPSSPTAPTGPTGPTGLTITVAVSVRDLLPRDLPACAWSGSATHLRHVERELARAVAGEVDYLAVCTPVDLPVAIGGIDYRVSAGAGTLWQLAVLPALQSRGLGTLLVRAAEQRIRSRGLRRAELAVEVDNPRARALYERLSYAAYGRKPDAWDEECPDGSIRRHETMCVLMRRSL; this comes from the coding sequence ATGACCGTCGACGACAAGCCCGCCAACCCCCGTCCCGACCCGTTGACCCCAACCCCGAGCAGCCCCACCGCCCCCACCGGCCCCACCGGCCCCACCGGCCTCACCATCACCGTGGCTGTCAGCGTGCGCGACCTGCTGCCGCGGGATCTGCCGGCGTGCGCCTGGTCCGGCTCGGCCACCCACCTGCGCCACGTGGAGAGGGAGCTCGCGCGCGCCGTCGCGGGTGAGGTGGACTACCTGGCGGTGTGCACGCCCGTGGACCTGCCGGTGGCGATCGGCGGCATCGACTACCGGGTCTCCGCTGGAGCCGGGACCCTGTGGCAACTCGCCGTGCTGCCGGCACTGCAGTCCCGCGGACTGGGAACGCTGCTCGTGCGGGCAGCCGAGCAGCGGATCCGGAGCCGCGGGCTGCGCAGGGCGGAACTCGCCGTCGAGGTGGACAACCCCCGGGCCCGTGCCCTGTACGAGCGTCTCAGCTACGCCGCGTACGGCCGCAAGCCGGACGCCTGGGACGAGGAGTGCCCCGACGGGTCGATCCGGCGCCACGAGACGATGTGCGTACTCATGCGCAGGAGCCTGTGA
- a CDS encoding helix-turn-helix domain-containing protein: protein MASLNVGNLGEYLREQRRTAQLSLRQLAEAAGVSNPYLSQIERGLRKPSAEVLQQVAKALRISAETLYVRAGILDEQDREELETRAAILADPSINERQKQVLLQIYDSFRKENAFDSDGGTGDAGAGAGSTEL, encoded by the coding sequence ATGGCATCACTGAACGTCGGCAACCTCGGCGAGTACCTCCGTGAGCAGCGGCGCACCGCGCAGCTCTCGCTGCGGCAGCTCGCGGAGGCGGCCGGGGTGTCGAATCCGTATCTGAGCCAGATCGAGCGCGGGCTGCGCAAGCCGAGCGCGGAGGTGCTCCAGCAGGTCGCCAAGGCGCTGCGGATCTCCGCCGAGACCCTGTACGTGCGGGCCGGGATCCTCGACGAGCAGGACCGCGAGGAGCTGGAGACGCGGGCCGCGATCCTCGCCGACCCGTCGATCAACGAGCGGCAGAAGCAGGTGCTGCTCCAGATCTACGACTCCTTCCGCAAGGAGAACGCGTTCGACTCGGACGGCGGCACCGGTGATGCCGGAGCAGGCGCAGGATCTACCGAACTCTGA
- a CDS encoding class I SAM-dependent methyltransferase encodes MAPRMTRPVGTPTRGTTNPNRLRRMDRWIAASHGAVLRRADAPPVAVDLGYGAAPWTAVELLDRLRRDADPRARVVGVEIDPARVAAAQPYAREGLSFAHGGFEVPVAGPVDLIRAANVLRQYDEDRVADVWARLCARLTPRGGLLVEGTCDEVGRRHVWVALGPEGPRTVTFATRLGSLDRPSDLAERLPKALIHRNVPGEPVHAFLRDFDRAWAAAAPYASLGARQRWIATASALAADWPLTDGRGRWRQGELTVRWDALAPRGWGAPGTPPP; translated from the coding sequence ATGGCTCCGCGGATGACACGCCCTGTCGGCACTCCCACGCGCGGGACCACCAACCCCAACCGGCTGCGCCGCATGGACCGCTGGATCGCCGCCTCGCACGGGGCCGTCCTGCGCCGCGCCGACGCCCCGCCGGTCGCCGTCGACCTCGGGTACGGCGCCGCTCCCTGGACCGCCGTGGAGCTGCTGGACCGGCTGCGCCGGGACGCCGACCCGCGCGCCCGGGTCGTGGGCGTGGAGATCGACCCCGCGCGCGTGGCCGCCGCGCAGCCGTACGCGCGCGAGGGACTGTCGTTCGCGCACGGCGGCTTCGAGGTGCCCGTCGCCGGGCCCGTCGACCTGATCCGCGCGGCGAACGTGCTGCGCCAGTACGACGAGGACCGGGTCGCGGACGTGTGGGCCCGCCTGTGCGCGCGCCTCACGCCTCGGGGCGGCCTCCTCGTGGAGGGCACCTGCGACGAGGTCGGCCGCCGTCACGTCTGGGTGGCGCTCGGTCCGGAGGGGCCGCGGACGGTGACGTTCGCGACGCGCCTGGGCTCCCTGGACCGCCCCTCGGACCTGGCCGAGCGGCTCCCCAAGGCCCTCATCCACCGGAACGTGCCGGGCGAGCCGGTCCACGCGTTCCTGCGGGACTTCGACCGGGCCTGGGCGGCGGCCGCCCCGTACGCCTCACTGGGCGCCCGGCAGCGGTGGATCGCGACGGCCTCGGCCCTGGCGGCGGACTGGCCGCTGACCGACGGGCGCGGGCGCTGGCGCCAGGGCGAGCTGACGGTGCGTTGGGATGCGCTGGCGCCCCGTGGGTGGGGCGCGCCCGGCACCCCGCCGCCGTAG
- a CDS encoding C40 family peptidase, with the protein MNRRRRVTIAITAVCALTVLAAPAHAAPAPTPVPPGASAAPQPRKSLEEVRAEIEALYRQAASATDAYNLAEEQAKRQSAEIVKLSKAIVDGRARIEELKRRAGAAARAQYRNGGIPEEARLVLTEDPQLFLEGANRLAQGQKATRDLLAELQQSQDDLETYTRDASVEWTRLEANRTRQDRARKLITEKIAAAEKLESQLAAAELERLRHLERQAQADAQTAWLASGALKEANRSATAQGRAAIGFALAQVGKPYVWGAEGPDAYDCSGLTQRAWSAAGRGIPRTSQEQWRLLPKVAIRDMRPGDLIIYYGDATHVGMYIGDGSMVHAPRPGRDVTVAGAGSMPILGVVRPDK; encoded by the coding sequence GTGAATCGACGCCGTCGCGTCACCATCGCGATCACCGCGGTGTGCGCCTTGACCGTTCTCGCGGCGCCGGCCCACGCCGCGCCCGCGCCCACGCCCGTGCCGCCCGGTGCGAGCGCCGCCCCGCAGCCGAGGAAGAGCCTGGAGGAGGTGCGCGCCGAGATCGAGGCGCTGTACCGGCAGGCCGCCTCCGCCACCGACGCCTACAACCTCGCGGAGGAGCAGGCGAAGCGGCAGTCCGCCGAGATCGTGAAGCTGTCCAAGGCGATCGTGGACGGCCGGGCGAGGATCGAGGAGCTGAAGCGCCGCGCCGGCGCGGCCGCCCGCGCCCAGTACCGCAACGGCGGCATCCCGGAGGAGGCCCGGCTCGTCCTCACCGAGGACCCCCAGCTCTTCCTGGAGGGGGCCAACCGCCTCGCACAGGGCCAGAAGGCCACCAGGGACCTCCTGGCGGAGCTCCAGCAGAGCCAGGACGACCTGGAGACGTACACGCGGGACGCCAGCGTCGAGTGGACGCGCCTGGAGGCCAATCGGACCCGCCAGGACAGGGCCAGGAAGCTGATAACGGAGAAGATCGCCGCCGCCGAGAAGCTGGAGTCGCAGCTGGCGGCGGCCGAGCTGGAGCGGCTGCGGCACCTGGAGCGGCAGGCCCAGGCGGACGCGCAGACGGCGTGGCTCGCGTCGGGCGCCCTGAAGGAGGCCAACCGGAGCGCGACCGCCCAGGGCAGGGCGGCCATCGGGTTCGCCCTGGCGCAGGTCGGCAAGCCATACGTGTGGGGCGCCGAGGGGCCGGACGCGTACGACTGCTCGGGGCTCACGCAGCGGGCGTGGAGCGCGGCCGGGCGGGGCATCCCGCGCACGTCGCAGGAGCAGTGGCGGCTGCTTCCGAAGGTGGCGATCCGGGACATGCGCCCCGGTGACCTGATCATCTACTACGGCGACGCCACCCACGTGGGGATGTACATCGGGGACGGTTCGATGGTGCACGCGCCGCGCCCGGGACGGGACGTCACGGTGGCGGGCGCCGGTTCCATGCCGATCCTGGGGGTGGTCCGCCCGGACAAGTAG
- a CDS encoding YbjN domain-containing protein, translating into MADAPEIIESALRDAELAWESPEPGSYVVTLPGTKKLSTTLSLRLGNHSLSLNAFVIRHPEENEAAVHRWLLERNLKLYGVGYAVDPLGDIYLTGKLPLSAVTAEELDRLMGSVLEAADGAFNTLLEMGFASAIRREYEWRVARGESTRNLEAFSRLTQPSK; encoded by the coding sequence ATGGCTGACGCACCGGAGATCATCGAGTCCGCACTGCGCGACGCCGAACTGGCCTGGGAGTCACCGGAGCCCGGCTCGTACGTCGTCACGCTCCCCGGCACCAAGAAGCTGTCCACCACGCTGTCCCTGCGCCTGGGCAACCACTCGCTCTCCCTCAACGCCTTCGTCATCCGCCACCCGGAGGAGAACGAGGCGGCCGTCCACCGCTGGCTCCTGGAGCGGAACCTCAAGCTGTACGGGGTGGGGTACGCCGTCGACCCGCTCGGCGACATCTACCTCACGGGCAAGCTCCCGCTGTCCGCCGTCACGGCCGAGGAGCTGGACCGCCTGATGGGCTCGGTCCTGGAGGCGGCCGACGGGGCGTTCAACACGCTGCTGGAGATGGGCTTCGCGTCGGCGATCCGCCGCGAGTACGAGTGGCGGGTCGCGCGCGGCGAGTCCACCCGCAACCTGGAGGCGTTCAGCCGCCTCACACAGCCGTCGAAGTGA
- a CDS encoding DUF2516 family protein, whose protein sequence is MLMSGFNSLIGLLFLAMLVLAVVAFVFAALAREDAYRAADKQSKSFWLIILGITVAVDLFINFLVLQLAGLVATIVFLVDVRPALRQVSGGGRRGSSSDGPYGPYNGGR, encoded by the coding sequence ATGCTGATGTCCGGCTTCAACTCGTTGATCGGGCTGTTGTTCCTCGCGATGCTCGTGCTCGCCGTCGTCGCCTTCGTCTTCGCCGCCCTCGCGCGCGAGGACGCCTACCGGGCCGCCGACAAGCAGAGCAAGTCGTTCTGGCTGATCATCCTGGGCATCACGGTCGCGGTGGACCTGTTCATCAACTTCCTGGTCCTCCAGCTCGCCGGACTGGTCGCGACCATCGTCTTCCTGGTGGACGTCCGCCCCGCACTGCGCCAGGTGTCCGGTGGCGGGCGCCGGGGCTCCAGCAGCGACGGCCCGTACGGCCCCTACAACGGCGGCCGCTGA